Within the Fusarium keratoplasticum isolate Fu6.1 chromosome 1, whole genome shotgun sequence genome, the region TCGTCTAACAACGAACCCAACCCTCAGCGGTAGACGAAGGCGGCGGGGGCTGTGTCGGAGTCAGGGTTCCAAAACGACTctggtgatgagatgagacagCTGGTAATCTGTGCAAGCTGTACAAACCATCGGGTTAATACGTATGTGTGTAGATACTATTTGCCTCTCGCGGAGCAGACGGCACGATacatcaagatggaggcgcATCGACTTCCCCCAAAGCGTCCTAGCTATCTGCTCCATGCCTCGTTCGCAGCTCAGCTCAACCTTGGAGATGCCCGCCCAGCAGCGCCATCCGGATACCAGGCCCCGTCGCTAGGTGTGCTGTAAATCACTGGAACAGCGCCTGATTCATCATTTGACCGCCCGCCCGCGAGCGCGAGAGCAACCCACTTTCCTTTCCTTGCgctggcctgggctgggctggccttccccatccatccccatcccgcccattcatccatccattccccaTCCATTCTTGggcccctccccctccagcCTTATAACCTCCACCACCCAAGGCGACACCATCCAAACCTCTTCTCTTGCTACTTTCCCGCCCTCTTGCTGCAAACCCTCATGATTGTGGCGCTTCTTGCTTAGTGACGGAATTTCCGTCTACACGACAATCCCTCCTCGCGCGGCGACCTACATCCTCCTACCTACTCATAGGTAGAAACACCATCCTAGCCAGCCCCTCCTCGCTTCGATaacctcctcgaccgccAGACCTCGACCATGGCCGGTCCTGCCTCCCCCCAGGCCGAAGGTCCCACGTTTGCTCCGCCTGCGCTGCCCGCCGGCTGGATTGCTCAGTGGGATGGCGCGAGCAGGAAGTACTACTATGTTCAGCTCTCGACCGGAGTCTCTCAGTGGGAGGTCCCCACCGAGCCGGCCAAGACGGGCAACACTCCGGCGCCCCAGATCGAGCACCCCTACGGTGCTCCCAAGCAGCCGCCGGAGGTCATCACCCACCCGGACGGATCGCAGACGATGCGCCATGCCGATGGTACCATGGAGCCCATCATGCCCGACGGAACACGCGGTGTCGACGGCCCGTCTGGAGACCGGGGTATTGGGGTAGGTGGTGGCGCGTTGCTCCTGTGCTTGCGGTTTGCTGACTATTTTCTATTCTAGAGTATGGCTATGAACGCTCTGCTCGGCGGCAACAAGAACTCGTCTCACGGCGGCGGTAGCGGTAGCGGTGGAGGTCACGGCCCCAGTCCCCTGGGTAACCTCGGCGGTCTCGCAAGCCAATTCCTCGGTGGCTCTCATGGTggaagcggcggcggcagtgGTGGAGGCCACGGCTCCGGTTCTTCAGGTAACCTTGGCGGTCTTGCGAGCCAATTCCTTGGTGGTTCTCATGGCGGAAGCGGTGGCAGCGGTGGCAACGGAGGAGGCAAGCAATCCGGTGCTGGAAAGCTTGTTGGGCAGCTGGCTTCGAGCTTCATGAACTCGGCCTCTCAGGAGAAGCCTCCCGCTCCGCAGAACTACCATGGCGGTGCCAACCAGCAGAACTCGCACCACGCTCAGGGAGGTCTTGCTGGTGCTGTTATGGGCGGTGTTGCTCATATGTTTGGTGGCAAGCCTGGCAGCAGCGTAAGTTGTCGTATCCTCGAATGCGCTCGGCGTGAGACTAACAGTCTGAATCCAGCAGGGCCAGAACTTTGGCTACCACAACTCGGGAccgcagcaacagcagcagggtGGTGGCGGTGGCGGTTCCTCTTACTCAGGCGAGGCTCCCACTTATAAGCCCCCGGGTTCAACAGGATCTGCCCCTTCAGGGACTCCTTCGGGATCGCAGCCCTATGGAACGCCCTCGCCTAACCAGCAACAGCATAATCAGCAGCACGGTTCTCATCAGCAACAACCGGGTCAGAGCTCTCCGTACGGTTcgcatcagcagcagcccggCTCTCACCCACAGCAGTCGGGTTCCAACACACCTTATGGCTCacaccagcaacagcctgGAGCCAACCCGCAATACGGAGCTGGTCAACAACACCCAGGATCGAACCAACCGTACGGCTCCCACTCGCAACAACCAGGCCAGAACACTTCCTATGGATCTCACCAGCAGCCTGGCTCGCATCAACAACAGTCAGGTGCTAACCCGCCATATGGTTCACAGGCTGGCCCGAACCAGCAACACGGCTCACACCAGCAGCAGTACGGTTCCAACTCTCAGTATGGTGGAAGTCCGCATGGATCCCAGAACAACTCGttccctcctccacccccaGGAGGTCCGCCTCAACAGCATGGACAGCATGGACAGCATGGGCAACAAGGACAGCAGGGACAGCAGGCGCAATActtccctccccctcctaCTGGACAACCGCCGCACCAGCAGCAATATGGACAAGGCTATCCCAATAACCCCCAGGCCGCTGGTGGTCAATACGGAGGCCCTCCTGATCAACATGGACAAAATCAACAGACCTACAGTGCACCTCCAGTTCCCGGCAACCAGCAGtatccccctccccctcctggAGGCCCTCCCGGAGGATACAATCCCTCATACAacggaggccaaggaggccagCCTTCTTATGGCGGTGGTGCTCCCCCTGTTCCACACGGAACACACCCGGGTCAATATGGAGGAGCCTACTGAGCGGCCCTTTGAGGAAATTTGGAAATCCACAACATTTACTGCCTACCATGCTGTAGTTCCCTAGGCTCAGCAAGGATGACTTGAGTATTCATCGGCAAGAGACCGCGAGATTGTGCCAAGCCAGACCCTCAGTGTGCGTTCCTCTCGCTTCGCACCTGATGGCTGGATGTTTGATATGAAAGTATGTGTCGAGACGATCGGCAGGGATATAGACGCCATGGCCCAGCCAAGGGCGGTGAGGACGAGAGTGACACATGGAGAAGAGTTACGAGAAATATGATGATCAACGTAGATAGTAGAATGCATTTGCCGGGTccgtttcttttctttcttcatATGGGATTTTCGGTCACAGGGTCCGAGTACGCAAGTAACCCTCTTCTATTctatatctctttcttttctctgcTCTCGCCGGCGACGGCGATTGACTGTAGCTTGGAGGCGACGGACCTGGCTACGAACCAGGCGACCAGGCCGACCAGGACGAGGAACCCAATGGTTGGCACCAGGGAGCGAGGGATGAGATTGTACAGATAAGGGTCGAGAATGAGATCCACGAGCACGGGGGGAGGATCCCTCATGAGAGCCGCGTCGTCGGTGAAGTAATCCGCAGAAGCCTTAATCTGCAGTAAGAGAACAGAGGCGCTGCGCTCTCCCTCCTCACGATCCTCCTGGCTGTCAGTACTGGATTGGCGTGAGTAGGCGTAGTCGGCGAGTGACTGCATGAGCTCTGGTGTGTCCCAGACAGTATCCAGCTCATATACATCCATCACAAAACCCGTAGGTTGCTACGAGTAACAGAAAAGGAAACATTAGCTTTGTGCAATTAAGGTGATAGGATTCTTGACATACAATCGCAGCCCAGCATACCCTGAACTCATACCGCTGGCCTGCATTCAAGCTGTCCAGCAGTAGCCACGTCGCGGCGCCAGAGGCATAACCCTTGGGTTCCGTGGGGAACACGCGACTTAGGTTTGCCCTGATAGACCAAGAGTCGGGAGTGAGGACAGGGAGGTTGAGGTCGGCGAAGGAGGGCTTCTGCAGGGGGATGGGGACAGCGTCTGGAGCTGTGAAGATGACTTTTTCAGCGTTGGCCTCCGTGAAGCTCGCAAGGAATAAAACGAGGCCTAGGATGAGTAGAATATGACGCAGGGCTAGTGAAAACATGGTTGCGAGGGCATTGAATGATGGCTATCCGCGTTTACATGGCCTCGTCAAGTGTCTTGTGAGATGAGGTGTGTTGTCTGAAGCGTCACGTGGAGCCCTGTCGCCCCGCCGAGTACCTACCTAGTTTCGACCTCAGCAGATATAGTACCTACAGCTCATACATTGAGAGAGCCATATAAGCCAATAATTTGGCTAGGTAATTAAGGAGAGACTTGGGATTTTGGCAGGCCAAGAACGGAGAATCAAGAAGATACATATCATGCACACTTATCCAGTTGACAAACGTTTCAGAAAGCCGGGAGATGGGCAATGCACTAGTAACTTAGACATCCTACAACTCTGTTCTATGAGACTACCCGCTTCTGATATGTGAATGAGCCAGATTTCTCCTGCTCGTAGCAATGTCCCGATGATATCACGGTATCCATCCCTTTGACCACAATGGCTGTTGCGTGCTGTTCTAACCGAGAGAATGATTGAATCAAGAGCTCACGGTACCTGTTCAATATCCCATCCCTCCTCAAGGAGACCATCAAAGTCATCAGCCCATACGATGTGCTCATGGGGTAAAAAATTATACCCGGAAGGAGATAGGTAGTCAGAGTTGACAATGCCGCAAGCCTCCCTGAAAGGCATGGTCTGCCCCGGTTTCCACACTTGATACCTCAAAATGATGGCGCCGTATATTGAAACCGGTGGACTGTGATGAGAAAACATGGTTGAATTGTTGGTGAGATAGGCACTCTGCTCACGGCTGATATAAGCTGAGTTTGGCTGGCTCGCATCGCTCGTTATCTCAAACCGCTTTCCGAATCGATAAAGTAATTGAGGCTCGGTTCCTGGCAAGCAGACGAGATAAGTTTCGCGCATCCCGAGCCTTTCGCTGTGGACAAGAGCTCGGACCCGGATGTTGTTCACAACGTTGGCTTCGTTGTTGTTCAGCATCATGATACCATCGAGATTTACCAACCCAATGTCGGTGGtcttgatgcccttctcaacctgACCAGCAATTCGATTGGTGCCAGGAATCATCGGAGAATGCCCCCTCAAAGAGTATGAGAACACGGCTAGCCGATTTGCTCGTCCTTGACGAACAAGGAGACCAGCAGGCGTTTGATAGTTGCTCCCATGTGTATGGCTGACGAGCTCCAACATGGTACCGGGTCGCATGTCCACGGCCAGCTTAGGGGCATCCTCTTGACCTTTCACAGGTTGTGTGATAGGTGCGCTGGGCGGCTCTGGTGCGGGTTTGGCGGTTGGACCGTTGTGATACACGATGGAATTGGATGTGGTTTTGGGAAGACTCTCGATGAGTCGCTTGAACTCATCCTCGGTCGTTTTGGCAAATTCGATACATAGGCAGGTCCCGATCTTGGACACGGCGATACACCGGGGACCCAGATggttgtcgatgatgcgGACCAGGTCTTCTGAAGGCGTTTCCTAACCTGCCAGTTGTTCAACACGGTTCATGATGCCTGTCATAGCGCCATTGCTCATGTAGGTTGGAAATCCGTGACGAGTAGCCTTTAGCAGGCCCAGATTTTTTGGCATCCCCCAGATCGCCAGCGCGCCGGCAATGGTGAACGGATGCATGTTTTCGGGAGGAGTTGTCCTTGATCATGcaagaaagagaaaaggaTAAACATGGTGTACGCGGTCGACGTTGTATGACTTGCGGAGGTGTTCTTGGAGAAACTCGGGAATGCCGAAGCCGGAGAGGGTCATGGGAACAAGGGGTTCGTCGTCTGCGTCCCCAAACGAGACGACCAAGTCAATGGCTCTACCCAGAGGATTCCAATTTAGAGAGATGGGCATGATGTAATGAGCTTGCGAGGTAATATGGTGATGCTTGGGATTGGGATTGGTAGAGTTGGAGATGCCAGTACTCTTCTATCGAGTTAGTACCACTAGGTACTTAGGTATCGGCTTGGTGTTATCTTTCTGGGAAGTGACGAGTCTGCCCAGGCCTTGGATGTCGGTGACCTAGGCCGTGAGGCAGGCGAGGGCAAGTCCAAGGGAAGCATTGCCATGCATCTATGGGTTGATACTCATCGCAGCTTTCCTATTGAAGCTTTCTTGTAGCAAGCAAGGCAGGTGATGGCTATGGTCGCAGGTCAAGCCTTACGCGTGTATTTAGCAACTCATATTTTCTCTTGATGGCCGCCAAACACAGGATATCACACATCTATTAATACACCGTGGTAAGAACGATTGGGTTGATACCTTGGTGTGGAGGTTGTCCTGGTTGGCTGGTGGTGAACGTTATCAGAGAGTGAGGCTCGAGCCAGGGGTGAGTAGGGACTGGAAGGAAAGGAGCCTGGGCCGACTTCGAAGCTCGGGCCTCATGGGATTTGACAGGTCACAGGCCAGGTCAGGCTGGTCCAGGCCAACTCACCGACTTGATTGACTGATATTGGCCACGACGGGACATGACCCAGAGACGTTCTCAGATAGAGCTCGTTTCTCCTTGACTTGCCCCTTATAACTCGGAGTAATATCACTGTGAGAATAGAACACGAGGGGCATGGCTAGTTCACGAGGCGGTCGAGTGGTCCATGGCAGAAAAACAAAAGCGGGAGCGGGTACGTACATGAGATAACGGGCAGGgatgagaagatggacaGGCATGGGCGAGATGGAAACAAGGGCAGTTTACTAATGGAGGTTTCCGTGGGAGAGTGAAAAAGACAGGCGTGCAAGCGAGGCCTGCCAAGTCAGGGACTGTATCTGGCTTGATCTACCTGTGGCATTCGTCCATGTCATATACTACGCTACGTAGTAGGCCGCGCTGCTCACAATCATCATATCCGAAACCGAAATTGACCCAAGATGAGTGTCGTGCGATAGAGAAAAACATGGACCCATGGATCGTCATTCGACAGAggcgccatgatggatgatgctcGTGGAGAGGCAGAGAGCTCCCGGGCTGCGGCCCCGCCCCGCCCCGCCAGCTTAACAATGAACCAATTTGCCGTCCATGCCCTGAGCTGCCCTGGAGCGGTGAGCCCAAGCAAGTGCCACAGGGAGCCACAGGGAGTCCAGGGAAGCCACGGTAGCTGCTGGAGAAGGCCTAGGCGGGCCAGTAGCCTAGGGGCAAGCCAGCGCTGCCAGCCAACAGGGGTGCAGCAAAGAGCAGCGCCAGCAGGGCGTTGCAGGACGCGCTTGCCCCCTTCAAGACACGCCTCGAAATCAACAAATCCCAGGGCGGCAAGCCTCCCCTGTCTGCCAAATTTCCCCCACCTattttcttctccctccccgTTCCGTTGCCCGCCCGCCATCACCAAACCAATCCAATCTGCCTGCACGCCCTCGCTCTCATCCTCTCCGAGACTCCGTCGTAAAAGCCTTCTTGCCTGGCCTGTTTCCACCTCTACTCTTTTTTGTCGTGGTGCCTtcacctcctcttcccttttgcatcgacatcctccatccCCATACTTTTTTAACCACTACCATCTGCCACCATGCGTGAGGTCATTAGCATCAACGGTAAGCTCTCCCTTTGCAGcgcacacacgcacacacgcGTGCTTTCACCGCATCCCCCCTTTTTGCTTGGTGATGCTAACTTTCGACTTCAGTCGGCCAGGCCGGTTGCCAGATCGCCAACTCCTGCTGGGAGGTGAGTTTTTTCCATAAGCAATCCGACAGGCTCGATTACTGACTTGTTTTCTTTCAGCTTTACTGCCTCGAGCACGGCATCCAGGTACAAAACGACCCCTCGATTGTTGACAAACACCCACGACGCCCATACTGACCACAATTCTAGCCTGATGGTTACCTCACCGAGGAGCGAAAGGCTCAGGACCCTGACCAGGGCTTCAGCACTTTCTTCTCCGAGACTGGTACGAATTTGGCCTCATACCCCGAGTTTGCCAGTTCCAATCTAATACCCCCTTTCTAGGCCAGGGCAAGTATGTCCCCCGCGCCATCTACTGCGATCTCGAGCCCAACGTCGTCGATGAGGTCCGCACCGGTCCCTACCGAAACCTCTTCCACCCCGAGATGATGATCACTGGCAAGGAGGATGCTTCCAACAACTACGCCCGTGGCCACTACACCGTCggcaaggagctcatcgatgGCGTCCTTGACAAGATTCGCCGTGTTGCCGACAACTGTGTTGGTCTCCAgggcttcctcgtcttccacTCCTTCGGTGGTGGTACCGGTTCTGGTTTCGGTGCTCTCCTCATGGAGCGTCTGTCCGTCGACTAcggcaagaagagcaagctcGAGTTCTGCGTTTATCCCGCTCCTCAGACCGCCACCTCTGTCGTCGAGCCCTACAACTCCATCCTGACCACCCACACTACCCTTGAGCACTCCGACTGCTCCTTCATGGTCGACAACGAGGCCATCTACGACATCTGCCGCCGAAACCTCGGTCTCGAGCGCCCCAACTACGAGAACCTGAACCGCCTCATCGCTCAGGGTAGGATCTGATGATTTGTAATTCTCGGCATAGCTTAGCTAACTGTACCCAGtcgtctcctccatcaccgccTCGCTCCGATTCGACGGTTCCCTCAACGTCGACCTGAACGAGTTCCAGACCAACCTGGTCCCCTACCCCCGAATCCACTTCCCTCTGGTCGCCTACGCCCCCGTTATCTCggccgccaaggctgccCACGAGGCCAACTCGGTCCAGGAGATGACCATGTCCTGCTTCGAGCCCAACAACCAGATGGTCAAGTGTGACCCCCGCCACGGCAAGTACATGGCCACCTGCCTGCTGTACCGTGGTGACGTTGTCCCCAACGACGCCCACGCCGCTGTTGCCaccctcaagaccaagcgAACCATCCAGTTCGTCGACTGGTGCCCCACTGGCTTCAAGCTCGGTATCTGCTACCAGGCTCCCGAGAACGTCCCCAACGGCGACCTCGCCAAGGTCAGCCGCGCTGTGTAAGTCATGCCGCTCTCGCGAAACCCAGAATAACGTCTAACACACAACAGGTGCATGCTGTCCAACACcaccgccatcgccgaggcctgGTCTTCCCTGTCGCTCAAGTTCGATCTCATGCACTCCAAGCGTGCCTTCGTCCACTGGTATGTTGGTGAGGGTatggaggagggtgagttCTCTGAGGCTCGTGAGGATCTTGCTGCCCTGGAGCGCGACTACGAGGAGGTTGCCACCGACTccctcggcgaggaggagctcgaggctgagtACTAAGCGGTTACGGATGCGAGGACTGGATTGCTGCTGTACAGCCAGTTTTAGCCTGTCACCGATAGAGAAGGTGTATTTTCTATTTTTCAACGGTCAGAAGCCAAAACGAGTTTTAATGTCAAAAGACCAAATCTGTAGATGAGAACCTTGCGCGGATGCGGCATGCTCGTCTCTTAATCATTCACAACCAACTGGAGCCAGTCTTTGCCAAGTTTTGTATTGTAGTAGATGAAGTCAATGCAATCCTTGCTGCCCCAATAGTGGTTGCTAGCCCAATCATCGAAAGCACACAGTAACAGAATGCGGGGAAGTGAGGAACTGTCCGGAGAAGTACTAAAGATGCATCCATGGCTTGGAGCGGCCGGTGATGTAGGTTGTACCGAGGAGACCTGGGCTGGAGCTCGGCCCCCGCTGAAGCCGATGATACGCGGGTTGACATCGGCCTTGTCGAAACCatttctcctctcctcctctctctcttgcaATTGAACCCACCTGAACCTGTCAAGCACAAGCCGACGACCACCTTCACCATGAGCCTTTTGCGATCCAGCATCTGCCGGGCGTGTCGGCGCTCGGGGCAGCTCCGCTGGCACAGGGGCTTTGCGACAGCCAACGCGGGCACCTCATACGACAACCGTGTCAAGCTGGTCGAGGTTGGACCTCGCGATGGCCTGcagaacgagaagaagacgattcCTCTGGCGACAAAGATCGAGCTGATCGAGAGACTGGCTCGGACCGGAGTTTCAACCATTGAGGCCGGCTCTTTTGTTGCTCCCAAATGGGTTCCCCAGGTATGTTCTGATGACGTCGCTTGCCGTACGTCGGTCGGTCGACTGACAgatgatgatgcagatggcCAATTCTAGCGAGATTCTCGagcatcttcttcaccaaaAGATTTCGTCACCGGTCCCGATCTCATATTCCTTCCTCGCTCCCAATGCCAAGGGTCTGCAGAATGCTGCAAAGATTCTGGGGGATAACCCCGGCAAGTTTGCAACACAGCAGGAGCCCGCTACCGGACCCGAGCAGGCCACACAGCCGTCGGTTGAAGTGGCGGTCTTTGCGGCTGCTACCGAGAGCTTCTCGCAGAAGAATCTCAACTGCGATATCCAGACCTCTCTGGATCGTTTCAAGGAGGTGATCCAAGAGTCCAAGGCCTTGGGTCTCCGTGTCCGAGCCTACATCTCTGTCGTCCTGGGCTGCCCCTTTGAGGGCTTTGACGTTGACCCTCACAAGGTGGCTGAGATTGCGACGGATTTGTTGGAGTCGGGAGCGGACGAGATCTCCCTTGGCGATACTACGGGCATGGGTACGGCGCCGCGGACGGGTGCGCTGCTCAAGTGCATGTCTGCTGCCGGCATCCGATCTGAGGACATTGCGATGCACTTTCACGATACATACGGCCAGGCTCTGGTAAACACTGCCGTCTCTCTTGAGCATGGCATTCGCACGTTCGACAGCAGTGTGGGCGGGCTGGGCGGATGCCCTTATAGCCCCGGGGCCACGGGTAACGTTGCGACGGAGAACATGGTCTACTTCATGGAGACTCTGGGCATGAACACGGGCATCAACTTGGATGCCATGGCAGATATCGGATCATGGATCACGTCGGAGCTGGGCAAGGAGAATGCGAGCACGGTAGGCAAGGCGGTACTTggagctcgagctcgagctACAGCCGAGGCAGCTCAAGCGGCGTAGGGAGCTTATTGGCGGCTGACTCGTTGAGCTACGTGTTGTATGGATGTGTTTAGGTAGCTGTAAATAGCAGAATATTgtaaagaagaaaaaaagccaGAAAATATCAAGCAACATTGAACTTCACTTCATACTCAAAGCTATGATGGACCTCTTGTATGTCATGTGATGTCACTTTAGACAGGATGGTGTTGCGTAACAAGGTCTCGTCCATGGCTGCGGTGAGTTTATCGGCCGTGCGtctttgggcttgggctggcgctggcgcagGGTCCCCACTTTGGTGAAGcaagctcaacctcctccaacctCATCCCAGCTTCAGGCGTCCTCCCCcaacttcatctccaagcttccGGATCGGCTCCCCAGTCCTCcgtcctcttctcttctcccgcCTCTTCTCCCGCCAGCTCCCCCCATCTACAGCCCAACATGGCGGACCCGCGCGTGTCGTCGTCGTACTCAGTCGTCCCCAGGATTCGCTACAACACCGTCGGCGGCGTCAACGGTcccctcgtcatcctcgagaaTGTACGTCGTCATTCAACAATCGAGCCCGCCCGAGTCCACGAGTTGACAGCAGCCAGGTCAAATTCCCGCGATACAACGAGATCGTAACTCTCACCCTGCCCGATGGCACTGAGCGATCGGGTCAGGTTCTGGAAGCTCGAGGTGCGTTGCGGATACTGCCTAACCCCTGGCGTAGTGACGTGCGACATACTGACAGAGATGCGTAGGTGATCGAGCCGTCGTCCAGGTACTTTTTTCCGAATGCGATAGTACACGAGCAAACGATTAATGAGTGCAATAGGTCTTCGAGGGCACTTCCGGTATCGATGTCAAGAAGGTAGGCGGCGCTGCGAGAGTTAATGACAGGGCATTGGGCTAAGGCGACAACAGACCAAGGTCGAGTTCACCGGCCAGAGCTTGAAGCTCGGTGTGTCCGAGGATATGCTTGGTCGTATCTTTGATGGATCTGGACGCGCCATCGATAAGGGTCCCAAGGTGTTGGCCGAGGACTACCTCGACATCAACGGTTCTCCCATCAACCCTTACTCCCGTGTAAGGCTCCTATCGCGCGCTCGTGGCATTTCTCCCTAGCTAACAATCCTAGGAATACCCCGAGGAGATGATCTCGACCGGTATCTCTGCCATAGACACCATGAACTCGATTGCCCGAGGACAAAAGATTCCCATCTTCTCCGCCTCTGGTCTCCCTCACAACGAAATCGCCGCTCAGATTTGCCGACAGGCCGGTCTCGTCCAGAAGcagggcatcaccaacaagggTGTGCACGACGGCCACGAGGAGAACTTCTCCATCGTCTTTGGTGCCATGGGTGTCAACTTGGAAACGGCTCGTTTCTTCACTCGCGATTTCGAGGAGAACGGCAGCTTGGAGCGTACCACTCTTTTCCTGAACCTCGCCAACGATCCTACGTAAGCGCGGCCTCCGCGATGCTGCAGGCCCTGATGCTAACTGTTGACTAGTATCGAGCGTATCATTACTCCCCGTCTCGCCCTTACCACTGCCGAATACTACGCCTACCAGCTCGAGAAGCACGTCCTGGTCATTCTTACTGATCTTTCCGCTTACTGCGACGCCCTTCGAGAAGTCTCGGCTGCCCGAGAAGAAGTGCCCGGTCGACGTGGTTTCCCCGGTTACATGTACACTGATTTGTCCACCATCTACGAACGAGCCGGTCGTGTCGAGGGTCGCAACGGATCCATCACTCAGATCCCCATTCTGACCATGCCCAACGATGACATCACCCACCCCATCCCCGATTTGACTGGTTACATTACCGAGGGTCAGGTGTTTGTCGACCGTGCTCTGGCCAACCGCGGTATCTACCCTCCCATCAACGTACTGCCCT harbors:
- a CDS encoding WW domain-containing protein: MAGPASPQAEGPTFAPPALPAGWIAQWDGASRKYYYVQLSTGVSQWEVPTEPAKTGNTPAPQIEHPYGAPKQPPEVITHPDGSQTMRHADGTMEPIMPDGTRGVDGPSGDRGIGSMAMNALLGGNKNSSHGGGSGSGGGHGPSPLGNLGGLASQFLGGSHGGSGGGSGGGHGSGSSGNLGGLASQFLGGSHGGSGGSGGNGGGKQSGAGKLVGQLASSFMNSASQEKPPAPQNYHGGANQQNSHHAQGGLAGAVMGGVAHMFGGKPGSSQGQNFGYHNSGPQQQQQGGGGGGSSYSGEAPTYKPPGSTGSAPSGTPSGSQPYGTPSPNQQQHNQQHGSHQQQPGQSSPYGSHQQQPGSHPQQSGSNTPYGSHQQQPGANPQYGAGQQHPGSNQPYGSHSQQPGQNTSYGSHQQPGSHQQQSGANPPYGSQAGPNQQHGSHQQQYGSNSQYGGSPHGSQNNSFPPPPPGGPPQQHGQHGQHGQQGQQGQQAQYFPPPPTGQPPHQQQYGQGYPNNPQAAGGQYGGPPDQHGQNQQTYSAPPVPGNQQYPPPPPGGPPGGYNPSYNGGQGGQPSYGGGAPPVPHGTHPGQYGGAY
- a CDS encoding Tubulin alpha chain; protein product: MREVISINVGQAGCQIANSCWELYCLEHGIQPDGYLTEERKAQDPDQGFSTFFSETGQGKYVPRAIYCDLEPNVVDEVRTGPYRNLFHPEMMITGKEDASNNYARGHYTVGKELIDGVLDKIRRVADNCVGLQGFLVFHSFGGGTGSGFGALLMERLSVDYGKKSKLEFCVYPAPQTATSVVEPYNSILTTHTTLEHSDCSFMVDNEAIYDICRRNLGLERPNYENLNRLIAQVVSSITASLRFDGSLNVDLNEFQTNLVPYPRIHFPLVAYAPVISAAKAAHEANSVQEMTMSCFEPNNQMVKCDPRHGKYMATCLLYRGDVVPNDAHAAVATLKTKRTIQFVDWCPTGFKLGICYQAPENVPNGDLAKVSRAVCMLSNTTAIAEAWSSLSLKFDLMHSKRAFVHWYVGEGMEEGEFSEAREDLAALERDYEEVATDSLGEEELEAEY
- a CDS encoding Hydroxymethylglutaryl-CoA lyase; this translates as MSLLRSSICRACRRSGQLRWHRGFATANAGTSYDNRVKLVEVGPRDGLQNEKKTIPLATKIELIERLARTGVSTIEAGSFVAPKWVPQMANSSEILEHLLHQKISSPVPISYSFLAPNAKGLQNAAKILGDNPGKFATQQEPATGPEQATQPSVEVAVFAAATESFSQKNLNCDIQTSLDRFKEVIQESKALGLRVRAYISVVLGCPFEGFDVDPHKVAEIATDLLESGADEISLGDTTGMGTAPRTGALLKCMSAAGIRSEDIAMHFHDTYGQALVNTAVSLEHGIRTFDSSVGGLGGCPYSPGATGNVATENMVYFMETLGMNTGINLDAMADIGSWITSELGKENASTVGKAVLGARARATAEAAQAA
- a CDS encoding Vacuolar proton pump subunit B, translated to MADPRVSSSYSVVPRIRYNTVGGVNGPLVILENVKFPRYNEIVTLTLPDGTERSGQVLEARGDRAVVQVFEGTSGIDVKKTKVEFTGQSLKLGVSEDMLGRIFDGSGRAIDKGPKVLAEDYLDINGSPINPYSREYPEEMISTGISAIDTMNSIARGQKIPIFSASGLPHNEIAAQICRQAGLVQKQGITNKGVHDGHEENFSIVFGAMGVNLETARFFTRDFEENGSLERTTLFLNLANDPTIERIITPRLALTTAEYYAYQLEKHVLVILTDLSAYCDALREVSAAREEVPGRRGFPGYMYTDLSTIYERAGRVEGRNGSITQIPILTMPNDDITHPIPDLTGYITEGQVFVDRALANRGIYPPINVLPSLSRLMKSAIGEGMTRKDHGDVSNQLYAKYAIGRDAAAMKAVVGEEALSAEDKLSLEFLEKFERQFISQGQYESRTIYESLDLAWSLLRIYPKELLNRIPGKVLNEFYQRAAKESKAKGKARAETEARGQQQTEENLIDA